One Tepidimicrobium xylanilyticum DNA window includes the following coding sequences:
- a CDS encoding MogA/MoaB family molybdenum cofactor biosynthesis protein — translation MFKVGIITASDKGCAGEREDLSGKIIKEIVESKGYKVEKSVILPDDEKSLLEEMIHMADELKLDLILTTGGTGFSKRDVTPEATIKACDRMANGIAEAIRYYSLSITPRAMLSRAVSGIRGETLIVNLPGSPKAVKESLEYIIDSLHHGLEILKGQTGDCAR, via the coding sequence ATGTTTAAAGTAGGAATAATTACAGCCAGTGATAAGGGATGTGCTGGAGAAAGGGAAGATTTAAGCGGAAAAATTATAAAGGAAATTGTAGAATCAAAAGGCTACAAGGTAGAAAAATCAGTGATTCTTCCTGATGATGAAAAGTCTCTTTTAGAAGAGATGATTCATATGGCCGATGAATTGAAGCTAGATTTAATTTTAACCACAGGAGGGACGGGATTTAGCAAAAGAGATGTAACTCCTGAAGCTACAATTAAAGCTTGCGATAGGATGGCTAATGGAATAGCTGAGGCTATAAGATACTATAGCCTCAGCATTACCCCCAGGGCTATGTTATCTAGAGCCGTATCAGGCATAAGGGGAGAAACCCTAATAGTAAATCTTCCAGGAAGTCCAAAAGCAGTCAAAGAATCCTTAGAATATATAATAGATAGCCTTCACCATGGTTTGGAGATACTTAAAGGCCAAACTGGTGATTGCGCTAGGTAG
- a CDS encoding substrate-binding domain-containing protein: MKRILALTLSILLIFTVLVGCTPKDEGQDVGEVEENVDSVEENDVVENGVEEETGGRIILATTTSTQDSGLLDYILPIFEEETGIEVDVIAVGTGKALQMGRDGDADILLVHAKESEEEFVAEGYGKVRKDVMYNDFILVGPKEDPLNLKENSPNDILEGLKTIAKNEYTFISRGDDSGTHKKELSIWKEAQIEPAGEWYLEAGSGMGDVLKISDEKQAYTISDRATYLSMRDTLDLDIIIEGDENLFNQYGIIPVNPEKFDDEVKERIDEEGAERFMDWLLSPDTQLLIGEYGVEEYGMPLFVPNAKLD; this comes from the coding sequence ATGAAAAGGATATTAGCACTAACCTTAAGTATTTTACTTATCTTTACTGTGCTAGTAGGCTGTACACCCAAGGATGAGGGTCAAGATGTAGGTGAAGTTGAGGAAAATGTAGACAGTGTGGAAGAAAATGATGTGGTAGAAAATGGTGTAGAAGAAGAAACAGGTGGTAGGATTATATTGGCTACCACTACTAGTACTCAAGATAGTGGACTATTAGACTACATATTGCCAATATTTGAAGAGGAGACTGGCATAGAGGTGGATGTAATAGCCGTTGGTACAGGAAAGGCCTTGCAAATGGGAAGAGATGGGGATGCAGACATTCTTTTAGTTCATGCTAAGGAATCTGAGGAAGAGTTTGTAGCGGAAGGATATGGAAAGGTAAGGAAGGATGTAATGTATAATGACTTTATCCTTGTAGGTCCTAAGGAAGATCCTTTAAACCTAAAGGAGAACTCACCAAATGATATTTTAGAAGGCCTAAAGACCATTGCTAAAAATGAATATACCTTCATTTCCAGGGGAGACGATTCAGGAACCCATAAGAAAGAGCTTTCCATATGGAAGGAAGCCCAAATAGAACCAGCAGGAGAATGGTATCTGGAGGCTGGCTCCGGTATGGGAGATGTGTTAAAGATTAGCGATGAAAAACAAGCTTACACCATTAGTGATAGGGCAACCTACTTAAGCATGAGAGATACTCTAGATTTAGACATAATAATAGAAGGTGATGAGAATCTATTCAACCAATACGGTATAATACCTGTAAATCCAGAGAAATTCGATGATGAAGTAAAGGAAAGAATCGACGAAGAAGGTGCAGAAAGGTTTATGGATTGGCTGTTATCTCCTGATACCCAGCTGTTAATAGGAGAATATGGAGTTGAAGAATACGGAATGCCATTATTTGTGCCAAATGCAAAACTTGACTAA
- the mobA gene encoding molybdenum cofactor guanylyltransferase: MKEFGTAVILAGGKSSRMGFDKQLLKINERRLIDSLRRKLSKLFDEIIVVTNKSEYYLGFSDKITKDIIVGKGPLSGIHAGLTVANSHYVYFIACDMPNINLDYIQYMKSQIEGANVKACVTKYGEWIEPFNAFYSKGIIEDIEEHLTQNRRSVNSLLSKLKVHYIEEEKAREFSPNWDMFLNLNTKEELYDYLKTINSQNWGR; this comes from the coding sequence ATGAAAGAATTTGGCACAGCTGTTATACTAGCTGGTGGCAAGAGTAGCCGCATGGGTTTTGATAAACAGCTGTTGAAGATAAACGAAAGAAGGCTTATAGATAGCTTAAGGAGAAAATTAAGTAAGCTATTCGATGAAATAATAGTGGTAACCAATAAATCCGAATACTATCTAGGCTTTAGCGATAAAATAACCAAGGATATAATAGTGGGAAAGGGGCCCCTATCTGGAATCCATGCAGGTCTTACGGTAGCCAATTCCCATTATGTATACTTCATAGCTTGTGACATGCCAAATATAAACCTGGACTATATACAATATATGAAGAGTCAGATAGAGGGGGCAAATGTAAAAGCCTGTGTAACAAAGTATGGAGAATGGATTGAGCCTTTTAACGCTTTTTATTCTAAGGGTATAATAGAAGATATTGAAGAACACCTAACCCAAAATAGAAGGTCTGTAAACTCCCTATTGTCTAAATTAAAAGTCCATTATATAGAGGAAGAAAAGGCTAGGGAGTTCAGTCCCAATTGGGATATGTTCTTAAATTTAAATACAAAAGAGGAATTATACGACTATTTAAAGACCATAAATAGTCAAAATTGGGGTAGATAG
- a CDS encoding ABC transporter permease: protein MDYIQEGFKEALKLLIGFDKEVYGIISLSLIVSTTATIIASFLCIPLGIHLGLKEFKGKRAFSRILYTFMSIPSVIVGLVVAILLSRRGPFGKFDLLYTPKAMIIAQTLLVTPLILGLTYSLSKNRGKEIERIGQTLGGNKLDIIILIIKELKLDLMVNIVTAFSRAISEVGAVMIVGGNIRNRTRVITTTISMMNSMGDYPMAIALGIVLLIISFGINSLIYSYSGDD, encoded by the coding sequence GTGGATTACATACAGGAAGGTTTTAAGGAAGCTTTAAAACTACTTATAGGGTTTGATAAGGAAGTATATGGCATAATATCCCTATCCTTAATCGTTTCGACTACAGCTACTATAATAGCATCCTTTCTTTGCATTCCCCTTGGAATTCATCTAGGCTTGAAGGAATTTAAGGGTAAAAGGGCCTTTTCTCGAATACTATATACCTTTATGAGCATTCCTTCTGTCATTGTAGGCTTAGTAGTTGCCATTTTGCTTTCAAGAAGGGGGCCTTTTGGAAAGTTTGACCTTCTTTATACTCCTAAGGCTATGATTATAGCTCAAACATTATTGGTAACCCCATTGATTTTAGGCCTTACCTACAGCCTTTCTAAAAATAGGGGAAAGGAGATAGAAAGGATAGGCCAAACCTTAGGAGGGAATAAACTAGATATTATAATACTGATAATTAAAGAGCTTAAATTGGATTTAATGGTTAATATAGTAACTGCCTTTTCTAGGGCCATATCTGAAGTTGGAGCAGTTATGATAGTAGGGGGTAACATCAGGAATAGAACCAGAGTTATTACCACTACCATATCCATGATGAACTCCATGGGAGATTATCCTATGGCCATAGCCTTAGGCATAGTTTTACTCATAATTTCCTTTGGAATTAATAGTTTAATCTATTCTTATAGTGGGGATGATTAG
- a CDS encoding ATP-binding cassette domain-containing protein, which translates to MEISIHNLKKYYGEKLVLDIEELKIKRGRITGLIGPNGSGKSTLLNIISGLDREFLGTVKYDGKLLDKNIYKKMTLVFQKPYLFRRKVYENIEYPLKVRGVNRDERRERVKNIMERLEIEGLKDKKGHLLSGGESQKVSLARALVFNPELLLLDEPTSNIDPESVKVMEREILRFNEETNGTVIIVTHNMEQSERLCHDIIHLER; encoded by the coding sequence ATGGAAATAAGTATTCACAATTTAAAAAAATACTATGGGGAAAAACTAGTTTTAGACATAGAAGAATTAAAAATCAAAAGAGGAAGGATTACAGGCCTAATAGGGCCTAATGGTTCTGGCAAATCCACTTTACTAAACATCATATCCGGCCTAGATAGGGAGTTTTTAGGCACTGTAAAATACGATGGAAAGCTTTTAGATAAGAACATCTATAAGAAGATGACCTTAGTATTCCAAAAGCCCTACCTATTCAGAAGGAAGGTATATGAAAACATAGAATATCCTCTTAAGGTGAGGGGAGTAAATAGGGATGAAAGGCGAGAAAGGGTAAAGAACATAATGGAAAGGTTAGAAATAGAAGGATTAAAGGACAAGAAAGGCCATCTCCTATCAGGAGGGGAATCTCAAAAGGTAAGCTTAGCTAGGGCCTTAGTATTTAATCCGGAATTACTATTATTAGACGAACCTACATCCAACATAGACCCAGAATCGGTAAAAGTTATGGAAAGGGAAATACTAAGGTTTAATGAGGAAACCAATGGGACGGTAATAATCGTCACCCATAATATGGAGCAATCGGAAAGGTTATGCCATGATATTATCCATTTGGAAAGGTAG
- the fdhD gene encoding formate dehydrogenase accessory sulfurtransferase FdhD: protein MESIKRVNIVRIKGDEAKEEEDVVIKEYPFTIFINDEEVITLLCSPGSLKELMVGFLYSEGFLTSLQDIDRISIDEDKGLGYIYLKNINQFSEKLRGKRTITSGCGKGTLFYNVLDSFKSKKIEKPLAVEVERIKELIREFNKKSELFLNTGGVHSCALCSKDDIILFEEDIGRHNALDKIFGKALLEGVETKDKIILTSGRISSEILIKSAKRQVPVIVSRSAPTSLSVDLAEELGITLIGFARGQKMNIYTNFPSLIF from the coding sequence ATGGAGAGTATTAAAAGGGTAAATATAGTAAGAATAAAAGGGGATGAAGCCAAGGAAGAGGAGGATGTGGTAATAAAAGAATATCCCTTTACCATATTCATAAACGATGAGGAGGTAATAACTCTTCTTTGTAGTCCCGGTTCCTTAAAGGAGTTAATGGTAGGCTTTCTCTATTCCGAAGGTTTCCTAACCTCCTTACAAGATATAGATAGAATTTCAATTGATGAAGATAAGGGTTTAGGTTATATTTACCTAAAGAATATAAACCAATTTAGTGAAAAACTAAGGGGAAAAAGAACCATAACCTCAGGCTGTGGCAAGGGGACTCTATTTTATAATGTCTTAGATTCCTTCAAGTCTAAGAAAATAGAAAAACCCTTAGCTGTAGAAGTGGAAAGGATTAAGGAGCTTATAAGGGAATTTAATAAAAAATCGGAGCTCTTCCTAAATACAGGTGGAGTCCACAGCTGTGCTTTATGTAGTAAAGATGATATAATTCTGTTTGAAGAAGATATAGGAAGGCATAATGCCCTAGATAAGATATTTGGGAAAGCCCTATTAGAGGGAGTTGAAACCAAGGATAAGATAATTCTAACCAGCGGAAGGATATCCTCTGAAATCCTTATAAAATCTGCTAAAAGGCAGGTTCCAGTAATAGTATCCCGCTCAGCCCCCACCAGTTTATCGGTGGACTTGGCAGAGGAATTAGGAATCACCCTTATAGGATTTGCCAGAGGACAAAAAATGAATATCTACACAAATTTTCCGAGCTTGATTTTCTAA
- a CDS encoding molybdopterin molybdotransferase MoeA, translating into MDFFDVVSVQEAINRLMEAFKEYEFKAEEVSILEATNRILAEDIYSHIDVPEFNRSTVDGYAIKSKDSQGASESVPSLFNILGEVRMGEAAEKEIKSGETMYVPTGGMIPQGADGMVMVEYTEKLDEENLMVYKPIAFNENIILKGDDIRKGERALKRGKRLTPESIGVLAALGISRVKVYKKPKFYIISTGDEIIDLDEELELGKIRDINSYTLYSAIVKLGGEITGKAIVKDDYELLRQQVEKGLDISDIVLISGGSSVGARDYTARVIDSFEGRGVFVHGISIKPGKPTILGEGKGKLIVGLPGHPVSSIIVFGAIIEEFIYKKMEVHNHKLKTKAIMDFNFPSSPGQQTYQMVKLEERDGKTYASPSFGKSGMITLLSNSDGYIIIKPHEEGIYKGEEREVYLL; encoded by the coding sequence ATGGATTTTTTTGATGTAGTCTCGGTTCAAGAGGCAATAAATAGATTGATGGAAGCTTTTAAGGAGTATGAATTTAAGGCAGAAGAGGTATCCATTTTGGAAGCAACCAACAGGATTTTAGCAGAGGACATTTATTCCCATATAGATGTGCCAGAGTTTAATCGCTCTACCGTAGATGGCTATGCCATCAAATCCAAAGATAGCCAAGGGGCCAGCGAGTCGGTGCCAAGCCTCTTTAATATATTGGGAGAAGTGAGGATGGGAGAGGCTGCTGAAAAGGAAATAAAATCTGGAGAGACCATGTATGTTCCAACAGGCGGCATGATTCCCCAAGGTGCCGATGGAATGGTAATGGTGGAATATACGGAAAAGTTAGATGAAGAAAATTTAATGGTGTATAAACCCATCGCCTTTAATGAAAATATAATCTTAAAGGGAGACGATATAAGGAAGGGGGAAAGGGCCCTTAAAAGGGGAAAAAGGCTAACTCCTGAATCAATAGGAGTGTTAGCTGCTTTAGGCATATCTAGGGTTAAGGTATATAAAAAGCCTAAATTCTATATAATTTCTACGGGAGATGAGATAATAGATTTAGATGAAGAATTAGAATTAGGTAAGATTAGGGATATTAATAGCTATACCCTTTATTCTGCCATAGTTAAACTAGGAGGAGAAATAACTGGAAAAGCAATTGTAAAGGATGATTATGAACTATTAAGGCAACAAGTGGAAAAAGGGTTAGACATATCCGATATTGTCCTTATATCTGGAGGAAGCTCTGTAGGCGCTAGAGATTATACGGCAAGGGTAATCGATTCCTTTGAGGGCAGGGGAGTATTTGTCCATGGCATTTCCATAAAACCAGGCAAGCCTACCATTTTAGGAGAAGGTAAGGGGAAACTGATAGTAGGTCTACCAGGCCATCCCGTATCCTCTATCATAGTATTTGGAGCCATTATAGAGGAGTTTATCTATAAAAAGATGGAAGTTCATAACCACAAATTAAAAACCAAAGCCATAATGGACTTTAACTTCCCATCATCACCAGGCCAGCAAACTTATCAAATGGTAAAATTGGAAGAAAGAGATGGCAAAACATACGCTAGCCCTAGCTTCGGAAAATCCGGCATGATAACCTTATTATCAAACTCCGACGGCTATATAATAATTAAACCCCATGAGGAAGGGATATATAAGGGAGAGGAAAGGGAAGTCTACTTGCTATAG